The following are encoded in a window of Desulfolucanica intricata genomic DNA:
- the pgsC gene encoding poly-gamma-glutamate biosynthesis protein PgsC, producing MVFSTIGTVIILGVILSLLFTEITGILPAGLIVPGYLVLLIDLPQAIFLTFFISILTYLIVDFGVSKVTILYGKRKFVAMIAVAVVLQLITYAILPFDYRYISGLAAVGIIVPGLIANTIQRQGLATTFLSTGLLCVMTYGCTLLLKINI from the coding sequence TTGGTTTTTTCGACTATTGGCACAGTTATAATTTTGGGTGTAATTTTAAGCTTGTTATTTACGGAAATTACCGGAATCTTACCTGCCGGTCTGATTGTACCGGGATATTTAGTATTACTTATAGATCTACCCCAGGCTATATTTTTAACATTCTTTATTAGCATCTTGACTTATTTAATAGTTGATTTCGGAGTGAGCAAAGTTACAATTCTATACGGCAAAAGAAAATTTGTAGCTATGATAGCAGTGGCAGTAGTGTTGCAGCTTATTACGTATGCAATATTGCCGTTTGATTATCGTTATATCTCCGGATTAGCAGCAGTTGGTATTATTGTGCCCGGATTAATAGCAAACACAATTCAGCGCCAAGGTTTAGCCACAACATTTTTAAGCACTGGTTTGCTGTGTGTAATGACTTATGGGTGCACATTACTTTTAAAAATCAATATATGA
- a CDS encoding poly-gamma-glutamate hydrolase family protein, with the protein MKKEFLKILALVMFFTFGIGISAYAFTTGYSSFAELAAAEDPSDYTIKTNNIGSDTTILAIHGGGIERGTSELVEALNGYGKYNTYSFEGLKATDNGSLFIRAINFDEPTAVNLVNKSDYTVSVIGAAGDDEVTYIGGQNKLLAELIRLHLTTKGYNVKTLNVPDRIAGIMDSNIVNKNKLFNDSYKLGGVQIAISKGLRDKLATDSGTLNDYSSAINKALGESWPTIVKLMNKINIDKGQGLLNRFNPEKPNFDKKIQKVLEKGAKNPKELIEDVKAVSEE; encoded by the coding sequence ATGAAAAAAGAATTTCTCAAAATTCTGGCTTTAGTTATGTTTTTTACATTTGGAATTGGTATAAGCGCATATGCCTTCACAACAGGCTATAGTAGCTTTGCTGAACTAGCTGCAGCTGAAGACCCTTCAGACTATACCATTAAAACTAATAATATCGGAAGCGATACAACAATTTTAGCTATACACGGAGGCGGTATTGAAAGAGGCACTTCAGAATTAGTTGAGGCATTGAACGGGTACGGTAAATATAACACTTATTCATTTGAAGGACTTAAAGCGACTGATAATGGGAGCCTTTTTATTAGGGCTATCAATTTTGACGAACCAACAGCTGTTAATTTAGTTAATAAATCAGATTACACAGTTTCTGTTATCGGAGCTGCCGGCGATGACGAAGTTACTTATATTGGCGGTCAGAATAAGTTGCTGGCAGAATTAATCAGATTACATCTTACTACCAAAGGATATAATGTAAAAACTTTAAATGTTCCGGATCGCATTGCCGGGATTATGGACAGCAATATCGTGAATAAGAATAAATTGTTTAATGACAGTTACAAACTTGGCGGCGTTCAGATCGCTATTTCCAAAGGTTTAAGAGATAAGCTCGCAACTGATTCCGGTACTTTAAACGATTATTCAAGCGCCATCAATAAAGCGCTAGGCGAAAGCTGGCCAACAATAGTTAAATTAATGAATAAGATCAATATTGATAAAGGTCAAGGCTTATTAAATAGGTTTAACCCTGAAAAGCCTAACTTTGATAAGAAAATACAGAAAGTATTAGAAAAAGGCGCAAAAAATCCCAAGGAATTAATTGAAGATGTTAAAGCAGTATCAGAAGAGTAA
- a CDS encoding response regulator transcription factor has protein sequence MPYLGKVLVVDDDQTVLDLIKLYGEREGFEIIGINNGDLVLPAFYREKPDVVILDIMLPGKDGLTLFRNLREIRMIPIIMLTAKGEEVDRVLGLEMGADDYVAKPFSPRELVARIKAVLRRTQPVDTSTNRKMKYPGLEIQADIRSVLVDGKETEVTSREFDLLYYLAQNPRRVFTRQELLTAVWGYDYFGDQRTVDVHIRRLRTKLAPLPHKYLTTVWGVGYQFTPPFKEGKTKL, from the coding sequence ATGCCGTATTTGGGTAAGGTTTTGGTAGTTGATGACGACCAAACCGTACTGGATCTTATCAAGTTGTACGGTGAAAGGGAAGGTTTTGAAATCATCGGGATAAACAACGGTGATCTGGTCCTGCCCGCATTCTACCGGGAGAAGCCTGATGTGGTAATATTGGATATTATGCTTCCTGGTAAGGACGGGCTTACGCTATTTCGCAATTTAAGGGAGATCCGCATGATTCCCATCATCATGCTTACAGCCAAAGGAGAAGAAGTGGACCGTGTTCTGGGACTGGAAATGGGAGCTGATGACTATGTTGCCAAGCCTTTCAGTCCCAGGGAGCTGGTAGCCAGAATTAAAGCGGTACTGCGCCGTACCCAACCGGTTGATACGTCAACGAACCGGAAAATGAAATACCCGGGGCTGGAAATTCAGGCTGATATCAGGAGTGTTTTGGTTGACGGTAAAGAAACAGAAGTTACTTCCAGAGAATTCGATTTGCTCTATTACCTGGCTCAGAATCCCCGGCGGGTTTTTACCAGGCAAGAACTGTTAACGGCTGTCTGGGGATATGATTACTTTGGTGACCAGCGTACGGTGGATGTACATATTCGCAGGTTGAGGACAAAGCTGGCGCCCTTGCCCCATAAATACTTGACAACTGTCTGGGGTGTGGGATACCAGTTTACACCTCCTTTTAAGGAGGGAAAGACCAAATTGTGA
- a CDS encoding poly-gamma-glutamate hydrolase family protein codes for MIKRKHVKTITVSVLLFFFFLLIGYSSYVKYEGAKLKDENKTLKKQLDIANEKIKEQRNLLDSQRDVDYKIEANATDSDVTVVAIHGGKIEKGTTELAYALASHNNYSYYSFLGSKSNDNFSLHIPSDEFGETFALKMVSKSKRTISIHGCNGTEEFTYIGGRDTELANRIKKSLTKYGFIVKDTPKNLAGISTDNIVNRNINGRGVQIEISNGLRTKFLSTNKHSLKRYVLAISEAVNNNK; via the coding sequence ATGATCAAGAGAAAACATGTTAAAACAATTACGGTATCTGTTTTATTATTTTTTTTCTTTTTGTTGATAGGTTATTCAAGTTATGTAAAATACGAAGGCGCAAAATTGAAAGATGAGAATAAAACACTAAAAAAACAATTAGATATTGCAAATGAAAAAATAAAAGAACAAAGGAATTTATTGGATTCTCAAAGGGATGTTGATTATAAAATTGAAGCTAATGCAACAGATTCTGATGTTACGGTTGTGGCAATTCATGGAGGTAAAATTGAAAAAGGTACTACTGAATTAGCTTATGCCTTAGCTTCCCATAATAATTATAGCTATTATTCATTTCTAGGTTCAAAAAGTAATGATAATTTTTCACTGCATATTCCTTCAGACGAATTCGGTGAAACATTTGCACTGAAAATGGTTTCGAAATCTAAAAGAACAATATCAATCCACGGGTGTAACGGTACAGAAGAATTCACATATATCGGAGGCCGGGACACTGAGTTGGCAAACAGAATAAAAAAATCTCTGACTAAGTATGGTTTTATTGTGAAAGATACTCCGAAAAATCTGGCCGGTATATCGACAGATAACATAGTAAATAGAAATATAAACGGGCGAGGGGTACAGATAGAAATATCAAATGGCTTAAGGACAAAGTTTTTGTCGACTAATAAGCATAGCTTAAAAAGGTATGTTCTCGCAATAAGTGAGGCAGTCAACAATAACAAATGA
- a CDS encoding aspartyl-phosphate phosphatase Spo0E family protein: MCKNCEICKNLEKQISNEAIKLQELVNQKGNFTDSEILAKSQEIDELIVKLIYQQKKCDYKSLALC, encoded by the coding sequence ATGTGTAAAAACTGTGAAATCTGTAAAAACTTAGAAAAACAAATTAGCAATGAGGCAATAAAGCTTCAAGAATTAGTTAATCAAAAAGGGAATTTCACTGACTCAGAAATTTTAGCTAAAAGCCAAGAAATCGATGAATTAATAGTAAAATTAATTTATCAACAAAAAAAGTGCGATTACAAAAGCCTCGCCCTGTGCTAG
- a CDS encoding radical SAM/SPASM domain-containing protein, with product MLDGKTTVRELIYKIDTCIPQSLQKTCIQFIESLASNYPSESLELAKPELVSTIYFVLTSECNSRCVYCFRDLDGSSAYLDKNLIKDTILSFKKISTENPTIVYTGGEPCLFPNLMDIVNYAKEINIENTLQTNGSMINQENAQLYADTFDTIQISLDSTNEEINDWLRGKKGHYKAVSEAIPSLLKHNVKVRLAATITKKNFNDILNIKKNFPDVEFQFTPMLQIGKGKKYSWLAFSPEEFLEHIANLPHKDYFAVDSLVKFGTKSQMCGAGTSVLSISEKGDVYPCQMLHHPDFCCGNIKTSSLETIYHTSETISKFRNLKVDMLDGCKDCDIRYICAGGCRANAFWMNHDVLDKDYFCQYNKELYFYNMANMFTEVNIN from the coding sequence TTGTTAGACGGGAAAACAACAGTCCGTGAATTAATATATAAAATAGATACCTGTATTCCACAATCATTACAAAAAACATGTATACAATTTATTGAAAGCCTAGCTTCAAATTATCCTTCCGAAAGTTTAGAACTTGCAAAACCAGAACTGGTTTCTACAATATACTTTGTATTAACTAGTGAATGTAATTCCAGATGCGTGTATTGTTTCCGGGATCTGGATGGTTCATCTGCTTACCTGGATAAAAACCTAATAAAGGATACCATCTTGTCATTTAAGAAGATATCTACTGAGAATCCTACTATTGTTTATACCGGTGGGGAACCCTGTTTATTTCCTAATTTAATGGATATTGTAAATTATGCCAAAGAAATAAATATTGAAAATACACTCCAGACAAATGGTTCAATGATCAATCAAGAGAATGCTCAGTTATATGCCGATACATTCGACACAATACAAATAAGTTTAGACTCTACAAATGAAGAAATAAATGATTGGTTAAGAGGAAAAAAAGGGCATTACAAAGCTGTGAGTGAGGCTATACCCTCACTGCTGAAGCATAATGTAAAAGTAAGACTGGCTGCGACTATTACGAAAAAGAATTTTAACGATATTTTAAACATAAAAAAGAATTTCCCAGATGTTGAGTTCCAATTTACCCCTATGCTTCAAATTGGAAAAGGGAAAAAATATTCCTGGCTGGCATTTTCACCGGAAGAATTTCTTGAACATATAGCTAATTTGCCTCATAAAGATTATTTTGCCGTTGATAGTCTTGTTAAGTTTGGGACAAAGTCTCAGATGTGTGGTGCCGGTACATCGGTTTTGAGTATTTCAGAAAAGGGTGATGTCTATCCATGTCAAATGCTGCATCATCCGGATTTTTGTTGTGGAAATATAAAAACTTCTTCTTTAGAAACTATTTATCATACTTCAGAAACAATAAGCAAATTTCGTAACCTTAAAGTTGATATGCTGGATGGTTGTAAGGATTGTGATATACGGTATATTTGTGCGGGAGGCTGCAGAGCCAATGCTTTCTGGATGAATCATGATGTACTGGACAAAGATTATTTTTGCCAATATAATAAAGAGCTTTATTTCTATAATATGGCAAATATGTTTACGGAAGTTAATATTAATTAA
- a CDS encoding VOC family protein: MFRRIDHIAFNVKDREKSIKFYENYFGFKKYYEHDVPVSTIEKIVYLKLGDTVLEIIHMPNCEKNQGYHFCLESDNFDEDYQRLKQAGIPIQTEPHPAGAREPREEGWRRVVFTGPDGEAIEFRG, encoded by the coding sequence ATGTTCCGTCGTATTGATCATATTGCATTTAATGTCAAAGATAGGGAAAAATCCATTAAATTTTATGAAAATTATTTTGGCTTTAAAAAGTATTATGAACATGATGTCCCAGTATCTACCATTGAAAAAATAGTTTATTTAAAACTTGGTGACACAGTTTTGGAAATAATCCATATGCCCAATTGTGAAAAAAATCAAGGCTATCATTTCTGCCTTGAAAGTGATAACTTTGATGAGGATTATCAACGGTTAAAACAAGCTGGTATTCCTATTCAAACAGAACCCCATCCTGCGGGTGCTAGGGAACCTCGTGAGGAGGGTTGGAGAAGAGTAGTTTTTACAGGACCGGACGGAGAAGCTATCGAGTTTAGGGGTTAA
- the pgsB gene encoding poly-gamma-glutamate synthase PgsB: MQFAIALIFFVLILGVYEQINHNKNLNRINLRINVNGTRGKSTATRLITGILKEAGFKVVGKTTGTSARIIYWNKEEEEPIKRGRLGPNIIEQKAVVKKAVKLGASAFVTECMAVNPDYQIIFQEKLVKANIGVIVNVREDHMDLCGPTLDFIAESFTATIPKNGTLILGDSSYNDYFTQEAKKRNCRIIIANEEEIPDGYLENFTYVIFPENVAIALAVAKALNIDKDTALRGMLNANPDPGALMIYTLDKKSHTYFVNGFAANDPDSTRMIWEHVTALGYPTKNPMVIVNCRPDRVDRTLQFAEEVLPNMDIDILVAMGQTVNPITEGVNSKKISPQKYINTEGLSPQEVYKTIKNYFINRTIFCVGNIHGGGDELVELIIHDFPNELTNSLQSGNGSSATSYLAIKGG, translated from the coding sequence GTGCAGTTTGCTATAGCACTTATTTTTTTTGTTCTTATCTTAGGTGTTTATGAACAAATAAATCATAATAAAAACTTAAACCGGATCAATCTTCGAATCAATGTAAACGGCACAAGAGGTAAATCAACTGCAACAAGACTAATTACGGGTATTTTAAAGGAAGCAGGGTTTAAGGTTGTTGGAAAAACAACGGGAACCAGTGCGAGAATTATTTATTGGAACAAGGAAGAAGAAGAACCAATCAAACGAGGCCGTCTAGGTCCAAATATTATAGAACAAAAAGCTGTTGTTAAAAAAGCAGTCAAGCTTGGCGCATCTGCATTTGTAACAGAGTGTATGGCTGTAAATCCCGATTACCAGATTATTTTTCAAGAAAAGCTTGTTAAAGCAAATATAGGGGTTATTGTTAATGTTCGTGAAGATCATATGGATTTGTGCGGCCCGACTTTAGATTTTATTGCAGAGTCCTTTACGGCTACAATACCAAAAAACGGAACCCTTATTCTAGGTGACAGTAGTTATAATGATTATTTTACTCAAGAAGCAAAGAAAAGAAACTGCCGGATTATAATTGCAAATGAAGAAGAAATCCCGGACGGTTATTTAGAAAATTTTACATATGTAATTTTCCCGGAAAATGTTGCTATTGCGCTGGCTGTGGCTAAAGCGCTAAATATTGACAAAGATACTGCGTTAAGGGGAATGTTAAACGCTAATCCTGATCCGGGAGCTTTAATGATCTATACCTTAGACAAGAAAAGCCACACATATTTTGTCAATGGCTTTGCCGCCAATGATCCGGATTCCACACGAATGATTTGGGAGCATGTTACAGCTCTTGGTTATCCAACCAAAAATCCTATGGTAATTGTAAATTGCAGGCCTGATAGGGTTGACAGGACATTACAGTTTGCAGAAGAGGTCTTGCCTAATATGGATATTGATATTCTCGTTGCAATGGGTCAGACAGTAAATCCAATTACCGAAGGAGTAAATAGTAAAAAAATATCTCCTCAGAAATACATAAATACTGAAGGTTTGTCTCCACAAGAAGTTTATAAAACAATTAAAAATTATTTTATAAACAGAACAATTTTTTGTGTTGGAAACATTCATGGCGGTGGCGATGAATTAGTTGAATTGATAATTCACGACTTTCCCAATGAATTAACAAACTCGCTTCAATCCGGAAACGGATCAAGTGCCACAAGTTATTTAGCTATTAAAGGAGGGTAA